The Paenibacillus mucilaginosus 3016 genome includes the window GTCGCCATGGACCATTACCACCGCTACCGGGAGGATATCGCCCTTATGGCGGAGATGGGGCTGAAAGCTTACCGCTTCTCGGTCAGCTGGCCGCGGATCTATCCGTCCGGCCATGGCGAGGTGAACGAAGCGGGCCTGCAGTTCTACGATAACCTGATCGACGAGCTGCTCGCGCACGGCATTGAGCCGGTGCTTACGCTGTACCACTGGGATGTCCCCCAGGCGCTGATGGACGAATATGGGGCATGGGAGTCCCGGCGGATTATCGAGGATTTTGACAACTACTGCATTACCCTGTTCAAGCGTTACGGGGACCGGGTGAAATACTGGGTCTCGCTCAACGAGCAGAATTACAACACGAATCACGGCTTTATTACCGCCATGCATCCGCCTGGAGTCAAAGACCGCAAACGCTTCTATCAGGCCAACCATCATGCCTTCCTGGCCAATGCCAAGGTCATCGACTCCTTCCGCCACTACGTGCCGCATGGTAAAATTGGTCCAAGCTTCGCGTATTCTCCGGCCTATCCGGCTTCGAGCAAGCCTGAGGATCTGCTGGCCTTCGAGAATGCGGAGGAATTCACCAACTACTGGTGGCTGGATGTCTACTGCCTCGGGCAATATCCCCAGATCCCGCTGCGGTATCTCGAAGAGCAGGGGCTGGCTCCCGTCTTCGAGGAGGGAGACCTCGAGCTGCTGCGCCGGGGCAGACCGGACTTCGTCGGCGTCAACTACTATCAGACGATTACGTATGAGACGAATCCGCTGGACGGCGTGGCCGAAGGCCGGATGAATACGACCGGCCAGAAGGGCAGCAACCAGTCGACCGGGATGCCGGGGCTGTTCAAGACGGCGGCGAATCCGAATCTCGAGACCTCGAATTGGGACTGGGCCATCGACCCGATCGGCCTGCGGATCGGCATGCGCCGAATCACGAGCCGCTACGGCCTCCCTGTCTTCATCACGGAGAACGGCCTCGGCGAATTCGATAAGCTGGAAGCGGATGACACG containing:
- a CDS encoding glycoside hydrolase family 1 protein, whose translation is MIHTQVRPFPQDFLWGSASAAYQIEGAWNEDGKGPSVWDVFTKIEGTTYKGSNGDVAMDHYHRYREDIALMAEMGLKAYRFSVSWPRIYPSGHGEVNEAGLQFYDNLIDELLAHGIEPVLTLYHWDVPQALMDEYGAWESRRIIEDFDNYCITLFKRYGDRVKYWVSLNEQNYNTNHGFITAMHPPGVKDRKRFYQANHHAFLANAKVIDSFRHYVPHGKIGPSFAYSPAYPASSKPEDLLAFENAEEFTNYWWLDVYCLGQYPQIPLRYLEEQGLAPVFEEGDLELLRRGRPDFVGVNYYQTITYETNPLDGVAEGRMNTTGQKGSNQSTGMPGLFKTAANPNLETSNWDWAIDPIGLRIGMRRITSRYGLPVFITENGLGEFDKLEADDTVHDDYRIAYLRSHLLQCQQAMSEGVELIGYCSWSFTDVLSWLNGYQKRYGFVYIDRDETDARSLRRIKKLSFHWYREVIRTGGEHLLK